A genomic window from Bradyrhizobium lupini includes:
- a CDS encoding replication initiator protein A: MPDSNSTASRMRRSERDQLDLFRALPGDLAPRDAQDLMAYPFFSLAKSRRIVPIDFRAGTITIRVEAVPEHGMATIWDADVLIWAASQIVEARDAGLKTSRLMAATPYEILAFVGRGTSVRDYDRLKAALDRLQSTTVMTSIRQPSERRRHRFSWINEWKETADLHGHARGIELILPDWFYTGVLDEALVLTIDRAYFDLTGGLERWLYRLVRKHGGRQNGGWSFDLVHLHAKSGSLSPFKHFAYDLRQIVRRQTLPGYRLIITRHANGAERLNFAPVPIGPLSKRLLKRGLVLPAGDKL; the protein is encoded by the coding sequence ATGCCGGACAGCAACTCCACTGCAAGCAGGATGCGGCGATCAGAGCGCGACCAACTCGATCTGTTTCGCGCCCTCCCGGGCGATCTGGCGCCACGGGACGCGCAAGACCTGATGGCGTATCCGTTCTTTTCGCTGGCAAAGTCGAGGCGCATTGTTCCCATCGATTTCCGCGCAGGCACCATCACCATTCGTGTCGAAGCCGTGCCGGAACATGGAATGGCGACTATCTGGGACGCGGACGTTCTGATCTGGGCTGCCTCGCAGATTGTCGAAGCCCGCGATGCCGGCCTGAAAACGTCCCGGCTGATGGCAGCGACCCCTTACGAGATCCTGGCCTTCGTCGGCCGCGGCACCAGCGTGCGGGACTACGACCGCCTGAAGGCTGCGCTCGACCGGCTGCAATCGACCACTGTGATGACATCGATCCGCCAGCCGAGCGAACGGCGGCGGCATCGCTTCTCCTGGATCAACGAATGGAAAGAGACAGCCGATCTGCACGGGCATGCCCGTGGAATCGAGCTGATCCTGCCCGATTGGTTCTACACGGGCGTTCTCGATGAAGCGCTCGTGCTGACGATTGACCGAGCCTATTTCGATCTAACCGGTGGATTGGAGCGCTGGCTCTATCGCCTCGTCCGCAAGCACGGCGGCCGTCAGAATGGCGGCTGGAGCTTCGATCTTGTGCACTTGCATGCGAAGTCCGGGAGCCTGTCGCCGTTCAAACACTTCGCCTACGACCTGCGTCAGATCGTCCGTCGTCAGACATTGCCGGGCTATCGACTCATCATCACGCGTCATGCGAATGGCGCAGAGCGATTGAATTTCGCACCAGTCCCCATCGGCCCGTTGAGCAAGCGACTGCTCAAGCGCGGCCTCGTCCTTCCTGCTGGGGATAAGCTGTGA
- a CDS encoding conjugal transfer protein TraG gives MSATKIIWHQVILVCLVVLAFLWAATEWTAWRLAFQPQLGPAWFRIGHWPIYQPAAFFAWWFKFDAYAPLIFLEGGAIAASGGIAAIALAMMLSVLRAQEARDVTTYGSARWADAREVRRAGLLGSDGIVLGRLEGHYLRHDGPEHVLCFAPTRSGKGVGLVIPTLLTWPASTIVHDIKGENFQLTSGWRARFGPVLLFDPTNPASAAYNPLLEIRRGDCEVRDAQNIADILVDPEGALERRNHWEKTSHSLLVGAILHVLYAEADKTLAGVANFLSDPSRPIDATLTAMLATPHLGGSVHPVVASAARELLNKSENERSGVLSTAMSFLGLYRDPVVAKITARSNWRIRDLVDGAEPVSLYLVVPPSDIVRTKPLMRLMLNQIGRRLTESLDPDRRRQKLLLMLDEFAALGRLDFFESQLAFMAGYGIRSFLITQSLNQLERAYGPNHAILDNCHVRIAFSTNDERTAKRVSDALGTATELRAMKNYAGHRLSPWLGHLMVSRQETSRPLLTPGEIMQLSPKEAIVMISGVHPVRATKARYYEDPQFQRRVLKPARFDPRTMSAGPDDWSAGAPIPPSVELLTRRKRRSDEANGGLRREPELPEHEEIEVKAPLGEHEFDTDLDEGDADAVQAQALSRSMQGVARTVSLDADDGMDL, from the coding sequence ATGTCCGCAACAAAGATCATATGGCATCAGGTCATCCTGGTTTGTCTCGTCGTACTCGCCTTTCTTTGGGCGGCTACCGAATGGACGGCATGGCGGCTCGCCTTCCAACCGCAGCTTGGACCAGCCTGGTTCAGGATTGGGCATTGGCCGATTTACCAGCCGGCGGCCTTCTTCGCTTGGTGGTTCAAATTCGACGCTTACGCACCATTGATCTTCCTGGAGGGCGGCGCCATTGCCGCGAGCGGTGGCATCGCAGCAATTGCGCTAGCGATGATGCTCTCCGTCCTGCGGGCGCAAGAGGCGAGGGACGTCACCACCTATGGCTCGGCACGCTGGGCGGATGCGCGCGAGGTCAGGCGGGCGGGTCTCTTGGGATCTGACGGCATCGTGCTCGGCCGGCTTGAGGGCCATTATCTGCGGCATGACGGGCCTGAGCACGTGCTCTGCTTTGCTCCCACGCGCTCGGGCAAGGGCGTTGGCCTCGTCATACCGACTCTTTTGACCTGGCCGGCTTCCACGATCGTTCATGACATCAAGGGCGAGAACTTCCAGCTGACATCCGGCTGGCGCGCGCGATTTGGGCCAGTGCTCTTATTCGACCCGACCAATCCGGCCAGCGCCGCCTACAACCCGCTTCTCGAGATCCGTCGTGGTGATTGCGAGGTGCGAGATGCCCAAAATATCGCCGATATCCTTGTCGACCCGGAAGGGGCACTCGAACGCCGCAACCACTGGGAAAAGACCAGCCACTCTCTCCTTGTCGGCGCAATCCTCCATGTCCTGTACGCCGAAGCTGACAAGACCCTCGCAGGCGTCGCCAATTTCCTGTCCGATCCCTCCCGCCCGATCGACGCTACACTCACCGCAATGCTCGCAACCCCGCATCTTGGAGGTAGCGTTCATCCCGTTGTCGCTTCGGCTGCGCGCGAGCTTCTCAACAAGAGCGAGAACGAGCGCTCCGGCGTGCTCTCAACCGCGATGAGCTTCCTGGGGCTCTATCGCGATCCGGTGGTTGCCAAGATCACCGCGCGAAGCAATTGGCGCATCCGCGACCTCGTCGACGGCGCCGAGCCCGTCTCACTCTATCTCGTGGTGCCTCCATCCGACATCGTCCGCACCAAACCCTTGATGCGGCTCATGCTCAACCAGATCGGCCGGCGGTTGACCGAAAGCCTGGATCCAGACCGGCGCCGGCAAAAACTCCTTCTGATGCTCGATGAATTTGCAGCGCTCGGCCGGCTCGACTTCTTCGAGAGCCAGCTCGCGTTCATGGCAGGCTATGGCATCCGCAGCTTTCTGATCACCCAGAGCCTCAATCAGCTCGAACGCGCCTATGGGCCGAACCATGCCATCCTCGACAATTGCCACGTCCGGATCGCCTTCTCGACCAATGATGAGCGTACCGCCAAGCGCGTATCCGACGCACTCGGAACTGCGACCGAGTTGCGTGCAATGAAGAACTATGCCGGTCACCGTTTGAGCCCCTGGCTCGGACACCTGATGGTGAGCCGTCAGGAGACCTCGCGGCCGCTGCTGACGCCAGGCGAGATCATGCAACTCTCGCCTAAAGAGGCAATCGTGATGATCTCCGGGGTGCACCCGGTGCGCGCTACGAAAGCCCGCTACTATGAGGATCCGCAGTTCCAGCGACGTGTGCTGAAGCCAGCCCGCTTCGATCCGCGTACCATGTCCGCAGGACCGGACGACTGGTCAGCCGGCGCCCCAATTCCGCCATCAGTCGAGCTACTGACCAGACGCAAGCGCAGGAGTGACGAGGCGAACGGTGGTTTGCGTCGCGAGCCGGAATTGCCGGAACATGAGGAGATCGAGGTCAAGGCGCCGCTCGGCGAACACGAGTTCGACACCGACCTCGATGAGGGTGATGCCGATGCCGTCCAGGCACAAGCTCTAAGTCGCTCGATGCAGGGTGTTGCGCGGACCGTCAGCCTCGACGCGGACGATGGGATGGATCTGTGA
- a CDS encoding transposase, which produces MLAEWGIHLKRVGLEALSFSAWLFAAVAEKGLPMICIESRHAKAALNAVLNKTARNDAKGIAQMMRTGWFRAVHVKSERAQTLRALLVARKVMLGKVLDMENMVRGLLRPFSFKVGEISVRRFDARVRDLFAGKKELEAIVAPLLDARSVMRQQLAKLNRVALTFRATVDDPPRFKKTTNVGARLGLSPRRYQSGQTCRIGSISKCGDELTRAMLYEAAIAILTRIPKTFKLRLWDVRLARKNDLMRAAIPVTRALAVLLRKFWTNGTTFRFGAGGERGRVAEAA; this is translated from the coding sequence TTGCTGGCGGAGTGGGGAATTCATCTCAAGCGCGTCGGCCTGGAAGCGCTCTCGTTCAGCGCCTGGCTGTTCGCGGCGGTTGCCGAAAAGGGCCTCCCGATGATCTGCATCGAGAGCCGGCACGCCAAAGCGGCGCTGAACGCGGTGCTGAACAAGACCGCCCGCAACGACGCCAAAGGCATTGCGCAGATGATGCGCACTGGCTGGTTCCGTGCGGTTCACGTCAAGTCGGAGCGCGCACAGACGTTGCGGGCGCTGCTGGTCGCGCGCAAGGTGATGCTCGGCAAGGTGCTGGACATGGAGAACATGGTCCGCGGCCTGTTGCGACCGTTCAGCTTCAAAGTCGGCGAGATCTCGGTCCGCCGTTTTGACGCGCGGGTGCGCGATCTCTTTGCCGGGAAGAAGGAACTGGAGGCGATCGTCGCGCCGCTGTTGGACGCCCGCAGCGTCATGCGGCAGCAGTTGGCAAAACTGAACCGCGTGGCGCTGACGTTTCGCGCCACCGTCGATGATCCGCCGCGATTCAAGAAGACCACGAACGTCGGCGCCCGTCTCGGGCTGTCGCCGCGGCGCTATCAATCCGGCCAGACCTGCCGGATCGGCAGCATCTCCAAATGCGGCGATGAGCTGACGCGAGCGATGCTGTACGAGGCCGCGATCGCGATCCTCACGCGCATTCCGAAGACCTTCAAGCTGCGGCTGTGGGACGTGCGGCTGGCCAGGAAGAACGATCTGATGCGCGCGGCGATCCCCGTAACGCGCGCGCTCGCCGTGCTGCTGCGCAAGTTCTGGACCAATGGCACCACCTTCCGGTTTGGCGCCGGCGGCGAGCGCGGCCGGGTCGCTGAGGCGGCTTAA
- a CDS encoding AlpA family transcriptional regulator translates to MPDPNAGLPPRYLRTPEAARFLGLSGRTLEKHRTYGTGPTYRKLGGRVVYAIEDLKAWVDRGAKTSTSDPGTGTVLPAKRHTRVPYAGKERR, encoded by the coding sequence ATGCCCGATCCGAACGCCGGCCTGCCGCCGCGATACCTGCGCACGCCCGAAGCGGCGCGCTTTCTCGGACTCTCCGGCCGAACCCTGGAAAAGCACCGTACCTATGGGACAGGCCCGACCTACCGCAAGCTCGGCGGTCGCGTTGTGTATGCGATCGAGGACCTAAAGGCGTGGGTTGACCGCGGCGCCAAAACGTCCACCAGCGATCCCGGCACAGGCACGGTCCTGCCCGCGAAACGGCACACACGCGTTCCGTATGCCGGCAAGGAGCGGCGCTGA
- a CDS encoding polysaccharide deacetylase family protein has translation MVFACNGIASAADCLRQDALGTSRVLAVDPKAYPRVGSNEFPKTLPMADHEVVLTFDDGPRPPNTQKVLEALAQECVRATFFLVGRSSAEFPELVRRIASQGHSIAHHSWSHQMMSKMPFEQAMDDIHRGIAADELALEGVSTNVPSTPFFRFPHFDSSPAMLDALQSRGIVVFGTDLWANDWEDISPDQELMNVIAQLESTRKGIILLHDAQARTAAMMPALLRYLHKNGYRVVHLVSAAQAEKKAETRH, from the coding sequence GTGGTGTTTGCCTGCAATGGCATCGCTAGCGCAGCCGACTGCCTGCGGCAGGACGCATTGGGAACGTCGCGCGTACTTGCTGTCGATCCGAAGGCCTATCCGCGCGTGGGATCGAATGAGTTTCCGAAAACCCTTCCTATGGCAGATCACGAGGTCGTCCTCACCTTCGATGATGGTCCGAGGCCGCCGAACACACAAAAGGTGCTGGAAGCGCTCGCGCAGGAATGCGTGCGGGCCACCTTCTTCCTTGTCGGCAGATCCTCGGCAGAATTTCCCGAGCTCGTCCGCCGCATCGCCTCACAGGGCCACAGCATTGCGCACCATAGCTGGTCGCACCAGATGATGTCCAAGATGCCGTTCGAGCAGGCAATGGACGATATCCATCGCGGCATTGCGGCTGATGAGCTCGCACTCGAGGGCGTGTCGACCAACGTCCCTTCGACGCCATTCTTCCGCTTTCCCCATTTCGACTCGTCGCCTGCAATGCTGGACGCGTTGCAGTCGCGCGGGATCGTCGTGTTCGGAACCGACCTTTGGGCGAACGATTGGGAAGACATTAGCCCAGACCAAGAGCTCATGAACGTGATCGCGCAGCTAGAGAGCACGAGAAAGGGCATCATCCTCCTGCACGATGCCCAAGCCCGCACTGCCGCGATGATGCCGGCGTTGCTGCGATATCTGCACAAGAACGGTTATCGAGTCGTGCATTTGGTATCGGCTGCCCAGGCCGAGAAGAAGGCTGAGACGCGCCATTAG
- a CDS encoding DUF2840 domain-containing protein, whose protein sequence is MSDLTTVELLWLEKRIENRIRFGKPASEKIIDHHRRILSFVPGSIFAFVRWTSNDFGTILSRIDILRSITPGQRYSTVPWVSPGGESLLRLAGWRRVERVLQLIDAVESLGIDPADAAPEYWHHVHNRLSVNETPRPYTRARHQAWLRRRRMVF, encoded by the coding sequence GTGAGCGACCTCACAACTGTTGAACTCTTGTGGCTCGAGAAGCGGATCGAGAACCGAATCCGGTTCGGCAAGCCTGCATCGGAAAAGATCATTGACCATCACCGGCGCATTCTCTCGTTTGTGCCCGGCAGCATCTTCGCGTTCGTGCGCTGGACGTCCAATGATTTCGGAACCATCCTGTCTCGCATCGACATTCTGCGCTCGATCACACCGGGGCAGCGGTATTCGACCGTGCCTTGGGTCAGCCCCGGCGGCGAAAGCCTGCTGCGATTGGCTGGCTGGCGAAGGGTCGAGCGCGTTCTCCAGTTGATCGACGCCGTGGAGTCACTCGGCATCGATCCAGCCGATGCAGCGCCCGAGTATTGGCATCACGTCCACAACCGTCTTTCTGTCAACGAAACGCCACGACCTTATACGCGTGCGCGCCACCAGGCGTGGCTCCGCCGGCGCAGGATGGTGTTCTGA
- a CDS encoding DUF2285 domain-containing protein, giving the protein MPTVVPVVRSASGSKAVGAGLQLADLSSGAIRQASDGWHAVLRLQGAQHHLWLKEAPQFGVSYAAELPLDADFEIRAHASHRLWRAINGRPPGPPLHQLSGQRRERLVLALRALDGHMEGASYRVIAEVLFGRKRIPERAWKTHELRSRTIRLVQAGLALMRGGYRALLRPSSRKE; this is encoded by the coding sequence TTGCCGACGGTGGTGCCGGTCGTTCGCAGCGCGTCCGGCTCAAAAGCGGTCGGCGCGGGGCTGCAGCTTGCCGACCTTTCATCGGGCGCCATCAGACAGGCATCTGACGGCTGGCATGCCGTATTGCGCCTTCAAGGGGCACAGCATCATCTTTGGCTGAAAGAGGCGCCGCAGTTTGGTGTTTCTTATGCGGCCGAACTGCCGCTCGATGCGGACTTTGAGATCCGCGCCCACGCCTCACATCGGCTGTGGCGCGCAATCAACGGCCGCCCGCCGGGACCTCCCCTTCATCAGCTTTCGGGGCAGCGGCGCGAACGACTCGTCTTGGCGCTGCGAGCGCTCGATGGACACATGGAGGGTGCTTCCTATCGCGTCATCGCCGAGGTGCTGTTCGGCCGAAAACGCATCCCTGAGCGCGCCTGGAAAACCCACGAATTGCGCAGCCGGACCATCCGCCTCGTGCAGGCTGGCTTGGCTCTGATGCGCGGCGGCTATCGCGCATTGCTACGTCCTTCATCTCGCAAGGAATAG
- a CDS encoding lytic transglycosylase domain-containing protein, with product MQAESGGNAHSISPRGALGLMQIMPATWVELSVRYDLGIDPFDPHDNIMAGAAYLREMLDRFGSEGFLAAYNAGPRRYEEHLATGRALPDETQIYIARLAPLIGIEQRNSSGSGARRFATWQQAPVLVERSESLFPDGNSASGVRTTNSSKAAPKAGTTALVPRAMGLFVRRSDEVRSR from the coding sequence ATGCAGGCCGAAAGCGGCGGTAATGCGCACTCCATATCACCTCGCGGAGCGCTCGGGTTAATGCAAATCATGCCCGCGACCTGGGTCGAGCTGAGCGTTCGTTACGATCTCGGTATCGATCCGTTTGATCCTCACGACAATATTATGGCTGGGGCAGCATACCTTCGCGAGATGCTCGATCGTTTCGGATCGGAAGGGTTTCTTGCAGCCTACAATGCTGGACCAAGACGGTACGAGGAGCATCTGGCCACCGGTCGAGCGCTTCCGGATGAAACACAGATCTACATCGCTCGACTTGCACCATTGATCGGTATTGAGCAGCGCAACAGTAGTGGTTCGGGTGCCAGACGCTTCGCCACGTGGCAGCAAGCGCCAGTCCTTGTTGAGCGGTCCGAGAGCTTATTCCCTGACGGCAACTCGGCATCTGGCGTCCGCACAACGAATTCGTCGAAAGCAGCGCCTAAGGCGGGTACGACTGCACTCGTCCCTCGTGCGATGGGGCTGTTTGTGCGGCGATCAGACGAGGTGCGGTCCCGATGA
- a CDS encoding S26 family signal peptidase, with product MGRLRIILAMCGATTLVLWPVNDTSLSYIWNASESVPIGLYRLQETARLHITELVAVRAPEPLASFLDYNGYLPSGLPMLKRVLALPGQTVCRTGVTIVVDGIEMGQARERDRRGRPLPAWQGCRVVAEDEVFLMNWQSAVSFDGRYFGPLPRSAVIGQAVSVWTRED from the coding sequence ATGGGGCGGCTCAGGATCATTCTTGCGATGTGTGGGGCCACAACGCTCGTCCTTTGGCCGGTCAACGACACCTCATTGTCGTACATCTGGAACGCTTCCGAAAGTGTGCCGATCGGCCTCTACCGTTTGCAAGAGACCGCACGATTGCACATCACTGAGCTCGTGGCCGTTCGGGCACCAGAGCCGCTTGCGAGCTTCCTCGACTACAACGGCTATTTGCCAAGCGGCCTTCCGATGCTCAAGCGCGTGCTGGCGTTGCCCGGACAGACCGTCTGCAGAACGGGAGTCACAATCGTCGTCGACGGCATCGAAATGGGCCAGGCACGCGAGCGCGATCGCCGTGGCAGGCCATTGCCGGCCTGGCAGGGCTGCCGGGTCGTCGCTGAGGACGAGGTCTTCCTCATGAACTGGCAGTCGGCGGTGTCCTTTGACGGCAGATATTTCGGACCGCTCCCGAGATCGGCCGTCATCGGGCAGGCGGTATCGGTGTGGACCAGGGAGGACTGA